The following coding sequences lie in one Engraulis encrasicolus isolate BLACKSEA-1 unplaced genomic scaffold, IST_EnEncr_1.0 scaffold_41_np1212, whole genome shotgun sequence genomic window:
- the LOC134443984 gene encoding uncharacterized protein LOC134443984 isoform X1, with product MLADQGETSVEAVLAKPKCSSKTISQGCSDEALAKRCRPERIQKMRFCRYIEPTHGRLPIRFNQIPNILGLLQSACNVMITVSKTPPLDMVWMHRFSPGTTFRHIRTRMASRMQSSGQAHPTVLIVGDSYIRRGEERARTTLGRNLGTCAQIEWLGLGGMRWHSIVPRLMNWLRGRFPPDVLLIHCGGNDLGKLRSVALAAAMKRDLQYLQQRFPKMLIGYSALTQRRCWGPVRPKKIERSRKWVNSEMATFVLGLNGFIVRHDGIRHYMPELFLRDDVHMSARGNDIFLNSFVDCLRALFA from the exons ATGTTAGCTGATCAGGGAGAAACTTCAGTGGAAGCAGTGCTCGCCAAACCAAAGTGTAGTTCGAAGACGATATCGCAGGGATGCTCAGATGAAGCGCTCGCCAAAAGATGTCGCCCAGAAAGAATTCAAAAGATGCGTTTTTGTCGCTATATTGAACCTACCCATGGACGCTTGCCAATCAGATTTAATCAAATACCAAACATACTTGGCCTTCTCCAGTCAGCGTGCAATGTTATGATAACAGTTTCGAAGACCCCGCCTTTGGACATGGTATGGATGCATCGTTTCTCACCTGGCACCACATTTCGACATATTCG AACAAGAATGGCATCAAGAATGCAATCTTCGGGACAAG CTCATCCAACGGTCCTTATTGTTGGCGACAGCTACATTCGCCGTGGGGAGGAGAGAGCAAGGACAACCCTGGGGAGAAATCTGGGCACCTGTGCCCAGATTGAGTGGCTTGGCTTGGGCGGAATGAGGTGGCACTCGATTGTCCCTCGCCTCATGAATTGGCTGAGAGGAAGATTTCCTCCGGATGTCCTGCTGATTCACTGCGGCGGGAATGACCTGGGGAAACTCAGGTCTGTGGCCCTCGCTGCGGCGATGAAGCGGGATTTACAGTACCTCCAGCAGCGTTTCCCCAAAATGTTGATTGGATATTCGGCCCTCACCCAGAGACGCTGCTGGGGTCCTGTACGTCCGAAGAAAATCGAGCGCTCTCGAAAGTGGGTGAACAGTGAAATGGCTACCTTTGTTTTGGGGCTGAACGGGTTTATTGTGCGTCACGATGGCATACGCCATTACATGCCGGAGCTGTTTCTTAGGGATGACGTTCATATGTCCGCTAGGGgcaatgacatttttttaaattcttttgTAGACTGTCTGAGGGCTTTATTTGCATAG
- the LOC134443984 gene encoding uncharacterized protein LOC134443984 isoform X2 — protein MASRMQSSGQAHPTVLIVGDSYIRRGEERARTTLGRNLGTCAQIEWLGLGGMRWHSIVPRLMNWLRGRFPPDVLLIHCGGNDLGKLRSVALAAAMKRDLQYLQQRFPKMLIGYSALTQRRCWGPVRPKKIERSRKWVNSEMATFVLGLNGFIVRHDGIRHYMPELFLRDDVHMSARGNDIFLNSFVDCLRALFA, from the exons ATGGCATCAAGAATGCAATCTTCGGGACAAG CTCATCCAACGGTCCTTATTGTTGGCGACAGCTACATTCGCCGTGGGGAGGAGAGAGCAAGGACAACCCTGGGGAGAAATCTGGGCACCTGTGCCCAGATTGAGTGGCTTGGCTTGGGCGGAATGAGGTGGCACTCGATTGTCCCTCGCCTCATGAATTGGCTGAGAGGAAGATTTCCTCCGGATGTCCTGCTGATTCACTGCGGCGGGAATGACCTGGGGAAACTCAGGTCTGTGGCCCTCGCTGCGGCGATGAAGCGGGATTTACAGTACCTCCAGCAGCGTTTCCCCAAAATGTTGATTGGATATTCGGCCCTCACCCAGAGACGCTGCTGGGGTCCTGTACGTCCGAAGAAAATCGAGCGCTCTCGAAAGTGGGTGAACAGTGAAATGGCTACCTTTGTTTTGGGGCTGAACGGGTTTATTGTGCGTCACGATGGCATACGCCATTACATGCCGGAGCTGTTTCTTAGGGATGACGTTCATATGTCCGCTAGGGgcaatgacatttttttaaattcttttgTAGACTGTCTGAGGGCTTTATTTGCATAG